One segment of Paenibacillus sp. FSL R7-0337 DNA contains the following:
- a CDS encoding ABC transporter substrate binding protein, with the protein MIFLCTTGPAGAAFAAAEELPARNVLVLHSYQKGFAWTDDQSAGIEERLKGTANPPVIYTEYMDWKRYPTQGNLEHFYETIRFKYQNIHIKTIITTDDAALSFAMKYRHELLNDAPIIFSGVNELGVDSIPDKRNMTGVIEKIDASPTIRMAMDLNPSLKKVYVVFDNSESGLSTGRMVMDQISSLNPELALFPMNRLSMEQIKATASALSPDSIILMTTYYSDSTGRIVEFDRFASELGKSSSVPVYHIYDFGLNHGAFGGSLISGRMQGQTAADQALRILKGERAGDIPVVTDSSVRKVFDYNELQRFKISPEKLPKGSEVINEPFSFYQTYKVLVLSIVAAFAVLVTFIMVLLFYVQLVRRIRSNLEKSNERFSLATYGSDAVIWDVDMSTMIYYFSDSWYEVLGYARDELNESRGGWRDILHPEDAEQENRLRIQHLEGRSSYYYAEYRMRSKAGEYKWFQARGKVLRNAGGGYIRFAGSMVDVTDRKGYESKLQTSYQELESTYEELTALQDELLEQYNKVVENQALLQTSEEKYRLLAYNDVLSGLPNRLSLSEELQRFIEEHSGGHAALFFLDIDNFKYINDSMGHTFGDELLVQVGERLLSRADGRSKHFRFGGDEFVILFKDVAEAGEVIRYADSLVQGFKEPFQLHASVVHISASIGIAEYPENGGNAEELLKNADIAMYKAKEAGKGSYMIYGHEMQQYFDERMIIENHLRSAVSNNELSLHYQPLVDTGSGEIWGFEALIRWNSPVLGFVSPLSFIRIAEDCRLIVPIGEWVLRAACRFTKDLQNQGYEGYHISVNISVIQLMLEDFTEMVLSVLEDTGLAPEYLELEITESIFMESFEAISSKLEALKERGIGIALDDFGTGYSSLSYLKQLPITTLKIDKSFIDSIDTPNNMSLASSIVTIGHDMGLNVTAEGVETPEQLAFLERTRCDKIQGYYISKPIPEKEVAGWVAGRMVG; encoded by the coding sequence ATGATCTTCCTGTGTACAACAGGCCCGGCAGGAGCTGCATTCGCCGCAGCCGAGGAGCTTCCCGCCCGGAACGTGCTGGTGTTGCATTCCTATCAGAAGGGCTTCGCCTGGACCGATGACCAAAGTGCCGGCATAGAGGAGCGTCTCAAAGGTACCGCTAATCCTCCCGTCATCTACACCGAATACATGGACTGGAAAAGGTACCCCACGCAGGGGAACCTCGAACATTTCTACGAAACCATCCGCTTCAAGTATCAGAACATCCATATTAAAACGATCATTACAACAGACGATGCGGCGCTGAGCTTCGCGATGAAGTACCGCCATGAGCTTCTGAACGATGCTCCGATTATTTTCAGCGGGGTCAACGAGCTGGGGGTGGACAGCATCCCGGATAAGCGCAACATGACAGGCGTTATTGAGAAAATCGATGCTTCCCCCACCATCCGTATGGCCATGGACCTTAACCCTTCGCTGAAAAAGGTGTATGTCGTCTTCGATAATTCGGAGAGCGGGCTGTCGACCGGCCGGATGGTGATGGATCAGATTAGCTCCTTGAATCCGGAGCTTGCGCTGTTCCCCATGAACCGCTTGTCCATGGAACAGATCAAAGCTACGGCATCGGCGCTGTCCCCGGACAGTATTATACTGATGACTACATATTATAGTGACTCTACCGGAAGAATTGTGGAGTTCGACAGGTTCGCAAGCGAGCTGGGCAAGAGCAGCAGTGTTCCGGTGTATCATATTTATGATTTTGGATTGAACCATGGGGCCTTCGGCGGGAGCCTGATCAGCGGCAGAATGCAGGGGCAGACGGCGGCCGATCAGGCGCTGCGTATCCTGAAGGGGGAGCGTGCCGGGGATATCCCGGTGGTGACCGACAGCAGTGTACGCAAGGTATTTGATTATAATGAGCTGCAGCGCTTCAAGATATCGCCGGAGAAGCTGCCGAAGGGCAGCGAAGTGATTAACGAGCCGTTCTCCTTCTATCAGACCTACAAGGTGCTGGTGCTAAGCATCGTGGCTGCTTTTGCGGTGCTGGTAACCTTCATTATGGTGTTGTTATTCTATGTGCAGCTGGTCAGAAGGATTAGAAGCAACCTGGAAAAAAGCAATGAACGCTTCAGCTTGGCAACCTACGGCTCGGATGCGGTAATCTGGGACGTTGATATGTCTACGATGATCTATTATTTCTCGGACAGCTGGTATGAGGTGCTCGGATATGCCCGGGATGAGCTGAATGAGAGCCGCGGCGGCTGGCGGGATATCCTCCATCCGGAGGATGCCGAGCAGGAGAATCGGCTGCGCATTCAGCATCTGGAGGGTCGTTCTTCTTACTACTACGCTGAATACCGGATGCGCAGCAAGGCGGGCGAATACAAGTGGTTTCAGGCGCGGGGCAAGGTGCTGCGTAATGCGGGCGGCGGATATATCCGGTTTGCCGGGTCGATGGTTGATGTAACGGACCGCAAGGGCTATGAGAGCAAGCTGCAGACGAGCTATCAGGAGCTGGAATCGACCTATGAGGAGCTGACTGCCCTACAGGATGAGCTGCTGGAGCAGTATAACAAGGTGGTGGAGAATCAGGCACTGCTGCAGACCAGTGAGGAGAAATACCGGCTGCTTGCTTATAATGACGTGCTTAGCGGTCTGCCGAACCGGCTGTCGTTATCCGAGGAGCTGCAGCGGTTCATTGAGGAGCATTCCGGCGGCCATGCGGCGCTGTTCTTCCTGGATATCGATAACTTCAAGTACATTAATGACTCCATGGGCCATACCTTCGGGGATGAACTGCTGGTGCAGGTCGGTGAACGGCTGCTTAGCCGCGCTGACGGGCGCAGTAAGCATTTCCGCTTCGGCGGTGATGAGTTTGTGATTCTGTTCAAGGATGTGGCTGAGGCGGGTGAGGTGATCCGTTATGCGGATTCCCTGGTACAGGGCTTCAAGGAGCCATTCCAGCTTCATGCGAGTGTGGTGCATATCTCGGCCAGTATTGGAATTGCGGAGTACCCGGAGAACGGAGGGAATGCGGAAGAGCTGCTGAAGAATGCCGACATTGCCATGTACAAGGCCAAAGAAGCGGGAAAGGGCAGCTATATGATCTACGGGCATGAGATGCAGCAGTATTTTGACGAACGGATGATTATTGAGAATCACTTGAGAAGCGCGGTATCCAATAATGAGCTGTCGCTGCATTACCAGCCGCTGGTGGATACCGGCTCTGGCGAGATCTGGGGCTTCGAGGCGCTGATCCGTTGGAACAGCCCGGTGCTCGGCTTCGTCTCCCCCTTATCCTTCATCCGGATTGCCGAGGACTGCCGCTTAATCGTTCCCATAGGTGAGTGGGTGCTGCGTGCCGCCTGCCGGTTCACCAAGGATCTGCAGAATCAGGGCTATGAGGGCTACCATATCTCGGTTAATATCTCGGTCATTCAGCTGATGCTGGAGGACTTCACGGAGATGGTGCTGAGCGTGCTGGAGGATACCGGGCTTGCGCCGGAGTATCTGGAGCTGGAGATTACGGAATCAATCTTCATGGAATCCTTCGAGGCGATCAGCTCCAAGCTGGAGGCGCTCAAGGAGAGGGGCATTGGTATTGCGCTGGATGACTTCGGAACGGGCTATTCCTCACTCAGCTATCTGAAGCAGCTCCCGATTACTACCCTGAAGATCGACAAGTCCTTCATCGACAGCATTGATACCCCGAACAATATGTCGCTGGCCAGCTCCATCGTCACCATCGGCCATGATATGGGACTGAATGTTACCGCTGAAGGGGTGGAGACCCCGGAGCAGCTTGCTTTTCTGGAGCGGACCCGCTGTGACAAGATTCAGGGCTACTATATCAGCAAGCCTATTCCGGAGAAAGAGGTCGCGGGCTGGGTGGCGGGGCGGATGGTGGGTTGA
- a CDS encoding LacI family DNA-binding transcriptional regulator, whose translation MPTIKDVALKAGVSATTVSRVLNNRGYLSEELKHKVHQAMEELNYRPNELARSLSRSKSNIIGLIIPHVSLPFFGELTSHIEEHAYREGYKLLLCNSWQDKQKEQEYIHMLRASRVDGIIMGSHTLEVEAYRQMNLPLVTFDRQISPDIPYVCSDNYEGGQLATTLLIQKGCRHLAHIGGHPKLNILSHLRCVAFEDTAKQHSLEYVTLHTDNNSFDFEAYEQLLGQLFLEHPEVDGIFAGSDIIAAYALKACRTRGRRVPEDVKIVGYDGIALRSLLDPPITTIRQPMEAMGQLAVDLILQLVQGHSVAAAHILPVELEEGGTT comes from the coding sequence ATGCCGACCATCAAAGACGTTGCGCTGAAGGCTGGCGTATCGGCAACCACCGTATCCCGGGTACTGAACAACAGGGGTTACTTAAGCGAGGAATTGAAGCACAAGGTGCACCAGGCGATGGAGGAGCTGAATTACCGGCCGAACGAGTTGGCACGCTCCCTCAGCCGCTCGAAATCCAACATTATCGGACTGATTATTCCGCATGTATCTTTGCCTTTTTTCGGCGAATTGACCAGTCATATTGAAGAACATGCCTACCGGGAGGGCTATAAGCTGCTGCTCTGCAATTCGTGGCAGGACAAGCAGAAGGAACAGGAATACATCCACATGCTGCGCGCAAGCCGGGTAGACGGCATTATTATGGGCAGCCATACGCTGGAGGTTGAAGCCTACCGGCAGATGAATCTGCCGCTGGTGACGTTTGACCGGCAGATCTCACCGGATATCCCTTATGTCTGTTCAGATAATTATGAGGGAGGCCAGCTGGCTACAACTCTTCTGATCCAAAAAGGCTGCCGCCACCTCGCCCATATCGGCGGGCATCCCAAGCTGAATATCTTATCCCATCTGCGCTGCGTGGCGTTCGAGGATACGGCGAAGCAGCACAGCCTGGAGTATGTCACCCTCCATACCGACAACAACAGCTTCGACTTCGAAGCTTACGAGCAGCTGCTCGGGCAGCTCTTCCTGGAGCATCCTGAGGTGGACGGGATTTTTGCAGGCAGCGATATCATTGCCGCCTACGCCCTGAAGGCCTGCCGCACCAGAGGACGGCGCGTCCCGGAGGATGTGAAGATCGTCGGCTATGACGGCATCGCGCTCCGCAGCCTGCTCGACCCGCCGATCACCACCATCCGCCAGCCGATGGAAGCGATGGGCCAGCTGGCAGTGGACCTGATTCTGCAGCTGGTGCAAGGCCACAGCGTGGCCGCTGCGCATATTCTGCCTGTGGAGCTGGAGGAGGGGGGGACTACTTGA